AGAGAGTCAAGATCCGTTTGAAAAATTCGATCCCTCAGCAAAAAATTGGATTTATAATTTTGTACCACAGCAAAGATTAGATAAGGCAACTAATTATCGTTTAGAGTTTTCTCAGGGGATACGTCCAGCTTATGGGAATTTAGCTAGCGATCAAGCGTTTGTGAGTAAGGTAAGTACCTATGCGCCTTTAGCGTTTAGGGGGATGAAATTTTATGGACAGCCAGATGCGGGAGGTGCTTACGGTAGATTTGTCAAAGGTAGTCCGCAGCTAGAGTTTAACAATGGCTTGGTTGCAGATACAGCAATTGCAAATATTCAAATTAATCCTGCACCAAAATCAATTCCGCGCTTGATTCAAGCTAATGATCAGGACAAGATTATTAGTATCAATCCTTATGCTTTAGAACCAACTACTAACTATACAATTACAATTGGCGGTAATCTTAAAGATCAATTTGGACAAACTTTAGGTAAACCAGTTACGGTTAGGTATAATACTGGAGATTTAGCAGGAGATATTTGGGTTCCTGATGGTTTAAATATTTTCCCTGCGGGTAAAGATTTACAACTAAATATTGCGACGGTGAATCTACCGGAAGCTAAGTATAAGGCTGCTTATCGGGTAGTGGAACCGACAGATTTAGTTTATTTTAATTCTGGTAATGATGTATTACCGAAAGTATCTGAATGGCAGAGTTTCAAGATAGCTGCTAATAAAAATCAGTCCCTTGATATCAATGTACCTTTGCGAGAAAAGCTAAATTCTGCCACGGGAATGTTAGCTTATGGAGTGCAAGCGCGGACTAATAAATATCAGGAAAATGGTAAGGATGTGTGGCGAGAACCCACTACTTATGGTTTGGTACAGTTAACGAATTTAGGTGTATTTAGTCAATGGTTTCCTGATTCGGGTTTGATTAGGGTAAATCATCTTGCTGATGGTTCACCTGTAAAAGCTGCTGATATTCAAATTTATCCATCAAAGTTAGAAGCAAAATCTCGTCCCCAACCTGTATCTTGTGCTTCGGGAAAAACTGATGAAAATGGTACGCTGAGGTTAAAAAAAGAAGATTTACAGCAATGTTTTGATAGTCAGCAAAATTTTGTCACTCCACCACAGTTGTTGGTGATTGCGCGAGAAAATCAAGATTGGGCGTTTGCGCGTACGGAAGAATATAGTGGTGCTTATGGTTATGGAATTGATGCAGATTGGAATAATGGCAAACCAGTATCACGCGGGGTGATATTTTCTGATCGACAATTATATCAGCCAGGAGAAAAAGCTTGGTTGACTGGTTTTGCTGATTATTTGCAAAATGGCGTTATCCAACAGAATAAGAATTCTACTTACCAATTAAATCTAGTAAATCCGAATGGACAAAAAACAGATTTAGGTAAGAAAACAACGAACGAATTTGGGACTTTCTCTGTGGAATTACCCATCAACAAAACTCAGCCTTTGGGATACTATACAATTGAGGCTAAGGGTCAGAATGGGAAAGAAATAACAGGAGAGTTACGTGTGGCTGAGTTTAAGCCACCAAATTTTAAAGTCGAACTCAATCTGGATCGAGAATTTGCTTTAATTAATGAAAAGGTAGAAGCTAACGCTACGAGTAATTATTTATTTGGTTCACCGACAGAAGGAGGTAAAGCCAAATATTTTGTGACTCGCCAACAAGCGAATTTTATTCCTAAAGGTTGGGAAGAATTTAGTTTTGGGAGACAATGGTTTTGGCCGGAGGAACCTCCGTCAGTACCAAGCGATGTTTTGCAAACTAATACTCAACTTGACGCGAATGGTAAAACCAGTCAAACGGTAACGGTGGCGAAAGATTTACCTTACCCCATGACTTACCGAGTGGATGTGGAAGTTACAGATATTTCTAATATGGCTGTCGCTAATTCTAAAACGTTTACGGCTTTGCCGAGCGATCGCTTAATTGGATTAAAAAGTAATTTTGTCGCGGAAGCGCTTAAAGCTTTACCCATAGAAGTGATTGTAACTGACCCCACAGGTAAACCTCTATCAGGTCAACGGGTACGTCTGGAACTGCAACAAATGAAATACAATAGCGTTACTCAAGTAGTGGAAGGTAGTCGCACACCAAAAAATCAAGTTGAATATAAAACAGTCGGACAAACAGAAGTTACATCTAGGGACAATCCTCAGTCTGTAAGTTTGACTCCAACCGAATCTGGTTCATACCGGATTCAAGCTAATTTTAGCGATACTAAAGATGAATCTACCGCTACTGATTTACAAATTTGGGCAACGGGAGAAAACCCGGTATACTGGGGTTCACAAGAACGTGATCGCATCGAAGTTAAACTCAATAAACAAGAATTTCAACCTGGTGAAACTGCTACTGCTTTGATTCAATCTCCCTATCCCGAAGGTGAGTTATACTTTGCTGTCATTAAAGACAAACCCCTCTATCAACAAATTATCAAAGTCAAAGGCGGCGCACCGCAAATTCAGTTTCCCGTTACTCCAGATATGTTACCAAATGCAGCCGTCGAAGCTGTGTTGGTGAGACAGGGTAAGCCTTTGGGTCAAGTCGAACCAGGTAGCTTAGATAAACTGGTAAAAATTGGCTTTGCACCTTTTAAAGTCAACTTACAAGACAAATATTTGAAAGTGCAAGTTACGCCACAACTAACAACCCTCGCACCAGGTACAGAACAAACCCTAAAACTCCAACTCCAAGACAACCAAGGAAACCTCGTCAAAGGACAATTGACAGTCATGGCTGTGAATGAAGCAGTCCTGCAACTTTCTGGTTATCGTCCACCGGATTTGGTAAATACAGTATATGCCGAACAAGCGATCGCGACTCGTTTCAGTGATAATCGTCCCCAAGTAGTCGTAGAACAAGCATCTTTGGCTGAACCCAAAGGTTGGGGATACGGTGGTGGGTTATCTGCTGGTGCTGCAAATACGCGCATCCGCAAAGATTTTCAAGCGCTTGCTTACTACAATGGTTCTGTGATTACAGATAATGATGGTCAAGCACAAATTACATTTAAACTACCAGATGACTTAACCACGTGGCGAGTCATGGTTGTTGCTACCGATGGCAATCTGCGCTTTGGCAATGGCGAAAGTACTTTTGTGACGACAAAGCCATTGTTAACTAACGCTATTCTACCACAATTTGCTCGTCCCGGCGATAACTTCCAAGCAGGTTTAACAGTGACAAACAACACTGGTAAAACAGGTAATCTCAATATTCATGGTGAAGTTCGCGGTACAGTGCAGTTTTCTAGTAAGAATCCCCACACAACTAATTTGCGAACCAAAGCAGAATCCGCTACCCAAGCCTACCGCTTTCCCATAGTAGCAACTCATGTCGGCGAAAGTCAGCTGCACTTTACCACTCAGCTAAATGATATTGCCGTCGATGCCTTTGAGGTACCATTGGAAATTAAGCCATTGGCGATTAAAGAACAAGTTGTGGAAACAGGCGTAACCCCAAAGCAAATCAAAATTCCTCTAAACGTCGAGAAAAATACTCTTTCCCAAGAAGGTGGTTTAGATATTCAACTAGCAAGTACCCTCATCCTGGAAATTAAAGCACCAGTGCAGGAAGTTTGGCAAGATGATGACTTACCATTTGCAGAACCTGCGGCGAGTCAGTTATTAATTGCTGCTAATCTGCAAACTTTTTCGGAAAAATATGGTCAAACTTTTACAGAGTTTAACTCTACCCAACAAGCAAGCCAAGCTATTGAACAATTACAAAAACTTCAACTTAGCGATGGTGGTTTTGCTGCTTTCCCAGGACAAGAAAAATCAGATCCTTGGATTTCTGCTTACACAGCAGAATCTTTAGCCACAGCAGATCAAGTCTTCCCTAATCTTATCGATACC
Above is a genomic segment from Fischerella sp. JS2 containing:
- a CDS encoding alpha-2-macroglobulin, giving the protein MVIKIFIKFLLFLTLIIGIAGCNIFGINSGKERLPEIAALPLPQLPDWIEQISPIKEAAPLNQVRIRFKEALIPVESLDSPQQQNLLQKFVLEPPLPGKFRFLTPRMVGFQADQALPKATRFQVTIKAGLTDLKNHRLEKDLAWTFNTEPIKLTNLPGKNPVENSEAEPIDLQPKLQVTSNVELDLASLQEHLQLIPDGKNKGVHFKVDLAKEDKPTESQDPFEKFDPSAKNWIYNFVPQQRLDKATNYRLEFSQGIRPAYGNLASDQAFVSKVSTYAPLAFRGMKFYGQPDAGGAYGRFVKGSPQLEFNNGLVADTAIANIQINPAPKSIPRLIQANDQDKIISINPYALEPTTNYTITIGGNLKDQFGQTLGKPVTVRYNTGDLAGDIWVPDGLNIFPAGKDLQLNIATVNLPEAKYKAAYRVVEPTDLVYFNSGNDVLPKVSEWQSFKIAANKNQSLDINVPLREKLNSATGMLAYGVQARTNKYQENGKDVWREPTTYGLVQLTNLGVFSQWFPDSGLIRVNHLADGSPVKAADIQIYPSKLEAKSRPQPVSCASGKTDENGTLRLKKEDLQQCFDSQQNFVTPPQLLVIARENQDWAFARTEEYSGAYGYGIDADWNNGKPVSRGVIFSDRQLYQPGEKAWLTGFADYLQNGVIQQNKNSTYQLNLVNPNGQKTDLGKKTTNEFGTFSVELPINKTQPLGYYTIEAKGQNGKEITGELRVAEFKPPNFKVELNLDREFALINEKVEANATSNYLFGSPTEGGKAKYFVTRQQANFIPKGWEEFSFGRQWFWPEEPPSVPSDVLQTNTQLDANGKTSQTVTVAKDLPYPMTYRVDVEVTDISNMAVANSKTFTALPSDRLIGLKSNFVAEALKALPIEVIVTDPTGKPLSGQRVRLELQQMKYNSVTQVVEGSRTPKNQVEYKTVGQTEVTSRDNPQSVSLTPTESGSYRIQANFSDTKDESTATDLQIWATGENPVYWGSQERDRIEVKLNKQEFQPGETATALIQSPYPEGELYFAVIKDKPLYQQIIKVKGGAPQIQFPVTPDMLPNAAVEAVLVRQGKPLGQVEPGSLDKLVKIGFAPFKVNLQDKYLKVQVTPQLTTLAPGTEQTLKLQLQDNQGNLVKGQLTVMAVNEAVLQLSGYRPPDLVNTVYAEQAIATRFSDNRPQVVVEQASLAEPKGWGYGGGLSAGAANTRIRKDFQALAYYNGSVITDNDGQAQITFKLPDDLTTWRVMVVATDGNLRFGNGESTFVTTKPLLTNAILPQFARPGDNFQAGLTVTNNTGKTGNLNIHGEVRGTVQFSSKNPHTTNLRTKAESATQAYRFPIVATHVGESQLHFTTQLNDIAVDAFEVPLEIKPLAIKEQVVETGVTPKQIKIPLNVEKNTLSQEGGLDIQLASTLILEIKAPVQEVWQDDDLPFAEPAASQLLIAANLQTFSEKYGQTFTEFNSTQQASQAIEQLQKLQLSDGGFAAFPGQEKSDPWISAYTAESLATADQVFPNLIDTKMVSHLKGYLQKILANPGKYEFCKQQPCKSQMQLNALIALEELGDKRNTFLADIYQQRKAFDTVTQIKLARYLSQFSEWQDESGQLLNQLQQYIYETGRTATVSLPRSWGWMNSPTTTQAQALRLFISQQAKPEVVDRLLQSLLSLRRDGTWQTSYDNAQALTALVEYAQLEPTSPNFVATVQLAGRKLGEVKFTRSSNLSAEIKVPMDKLPRGRYDLQLQKSGQGNLHYLVAYRYRLQGNQPGKYNGLRVSRGIRGIDEQKVLQKTNIYALDKALALKIGQVFDIDLELIADHPVEHVVITDPLPAGFEAVDESFQTANSALQTPTDSWKLGYKTIYRDRIVVYADHLEPGVYNLHYLVRSVTPGTFTYPGAEAHLQYAPEEFGRVAESTLVLEEK